From the Ignavibacteriales bacterium genome, the window TTCTGTGTATCTTAGCTTTCTTTGCGATCTCTGTTGCACTAAGACAAGAACCCTTTAAAAGAACGAGAAATATTCGTGATTCGTATTCCTTAAAGCCAAGCTCCTGGAGTTTTTGTAAGATTTCCGATTCTTGCAATTTTGTCGTCCTTTGTCTTTATGACAATATTACTTCTATCTAAGATATTGTCAATACCAAAAATTATCATCGCTTAATTATTATTTTAACATTCCTACTTTTACTCTGAAGAACCGGAAATCTATCGCTCCATTCACTTCAAAAGCATCATTTTGCGCGTGACAATAAAGGCCCCTGACTTCATTTTTAGAAAATATATGCCTGATGCGAGGTTTTTGCCATTAAATTCTAATGTATAATTCCCGGCTTTTTGCACCCCATCGAATAATTTTGCAACTTCATTGCCAGCAATGTCATATACCGTTATCTCCAGCTTAAAATCAATTGGGAGACCGTAATTAATTCTTGTGGCCGGATTAAACGGGTTAGGATAGTTATCCGACAGATAAAATCCTGTCGGCGGAATTGAGATAATATTGCTGGCTTCACAGTAATCTTCATTATAAAAGTAATCAAAAACTCTTTGAGACTGGTCACTCAACTGTTTTAGTTTTGTTACGGCGTTAAAATTGTTTGATCCTTTGGCAACCATCTGTGACATATAAATTGTTAATGTATCCATTGGGTTCATGTTAAATCCAAAGGGACCGATTCCCATTACATATCTTTTATTAGCCGGAATACCCGGTGCAACCTGTCCGGTCAAATTACCGTTGCAGTTTAATACATTCCCAATAGAAGAATCTCCGTCAGTGCCTCTCTCTGACCAGCCTGTAAAAAGATCGGGGTCCCCCGGGTAGATTAACTTTACCGGCTGAAATGTTGTCGGATTAAGAAATGGAGTACTGTCATTTTTTAATCCGTTCATGAAGTTAACCGCTTCAATAAGGTTGGCTGGTTCCCTTTCACATGTGATCTGTCCGCTTCCTGTATTGTTCATCCTTATAAACGAAGTAAGTAATTTAGAATAATTCACATCATTGAGTTTGGCTTTAAGGATCCTTTGTCCGGAAGATGGAGGATTCAGTCCATACGAAATTATACCTCCAAAGCCATCATAGTTATCGGAATTATAAGAAATTCCAAGATTCATTAAAGTATCGCATCCTATAAAATCATCCGAAGCATCACCAAGATCGGTATCGGACATTAGGGCAATTCTCGTTTTTGTCCAGGGTGTATCATTTTTATTAATAATTGTAAACTTAAAATATTGCACGTCTCGCAGCTCCCAATATGTCCAAGCAGTGATAATCATTTCAGCGAAAACAGGCGAAGTCCCTCCGCCAAACCCTTCGCTTGCGGTATGACTCTCGATAAATCCGTCGGTGAGGTGTACAAAGACGGTTTGATAAGAGTGTTCTACACCGGGTATATCTATGCATGGTTCGTAACTACAGTTATTATTTCTGTCTGTGTAGGGCGCACCAAAAGGGATCATTTTTTCCCACTCGATCCAGTCTGTACTATTATTACAATTATCATTTTTAGTAATTTTATATATTCTGAATCGTTCATCGGTGAATGGAGTTGGTGTACCGTTTTCATGCTGAATATACCCCGGTCTGTATTCACCTGTCCATGAATTACTTGCCATTTTCAGGCTATTGTTGATATATGTTGCTATTGTAATTCCGGAAGTAAATAATGCATATTTCATACCCCCTTTAGGCCATTCTAGCCCGGGAAAATTATTCATAGTAATATCCTGATTAAAAATTCCCCGGTTTGATATAAGTGTGCTGATATTCAAACCATCTAGTTTCATCTGTTTTGATTCGAAGACTCCCTGATACTGTCCAAAAGCTGTATTCATCCCGGACAATGTTATAAAAATGCTGATGTATATTCCTATATTCTTCACTTTAGTAACATCAATTTTCTGGTTACAATAAATGCGCCCGACTTCATCTTCAAAAAATAAACCCCCGACGCAAGATTATTCCCGTTAAATTCTAATGTATAATTCCCGGCTTGTTGCATCCCATCGAATAATTTTGCAACCTCGTTGCCTACGGCATCATACACCGTTATCTCCAGCTTAAAATCAATTGGGAGACCGTAATTGATTCTTGTAGCCGGATTAAACGGGTTAGGATAATTGTCCGACAGATAAAATCCGGTTGGTAAGGGATTGGAATTAATCGGGTAATGGCTTATAACAGGGTTGTCATCATTGTAAAATACAGTGAAAAGATTTCTCACCAGATCACTGTTAGATTTTAATTTTTTTACCGCGTCGAAGTTATCATTACCTTTTGTTATAAGCTGTGTCATTATGATCTCCATAGTATCGAGCTTGTTAATTGTGAGATTTGGTCTGCCTGTTGAGATTATAAACCGCCTGTCGCCTGGGGGAGATACTGATACATCACCAGCATAACTTTCACAGTTGTTTACTTTTGCTAAAGAGTCGATCCCGTCTGTCCCTCTTTCGGACCATCCTGTAAAGGTTTCCGGATTTCCCGGGTACACGAATTTAGTTGGTTGTAATGTTGTGGGTACCAGGTACGATGAGCCGTCTTTCTTTAATCCTTTCATAAAGTCGTAAGCTTCCAAAGGTTGCTGTGGATCCTGTTCACATATGACACCTCCTGAGCCGGTGCCGGTAAAAAATACAAAACTGCTCATACCAAAATTCTCTGCATTATTGGATCGCTTATTTCTTACACTCCGTAAGATTCTCATACCAACTGCAGGTGGATTTAATCCATAAGATCCATAGAACATGCCACCATCATCATCATCCGAATTATAACAGTATCCCATCTGCCTTATTGTATCACAACCTATATAATCATCCTGCACATCTCCCAGATCTACATCACACACGAGGCTGAATATTGTGCTGTCCCACTTTACATCGTTCTTATTAATTATCTGCCACCGGAAAAATTGAGTATCTCTGAATAAGTTAGTACATTCATTATTAAATGCCCACGCCGTCAATCTTACCTCTGCGTTTATAGGACGTGTACCGCCGGATAGTCCCTCTGATTGAGAGTGGTTTTCCGGGAAGCCGTCCGTAAGACATACAAAGAGTGTCTGTCCTGCCCCCGCCACACCGGGCGTATCTATACATGCATCATACTGGTAATTCAGGTTTGCGTCTATATAGGGGGCACCGTATGGAATCATCGAACCCCAGTTTGCCCAGTCCGGGTTATTTATGCAGTTGTCACCGGTCGTTACCTTATATATTTTGAATGTGCTGTCGGAATAGGCTCTTAGTTTTTTAAGACCGGTCGGAAGTCTGATATAACCTGGTTGGTATTCACCGTTATACGAAGCGGTAGCAAGCCTTAAAGCTCCGTCTATATATGTGCCTATGCTTAGCCCGGTAGTAAAAACAGCGAATCTATTTGAGCCTTTTTTCCACATAAATCCGGGTGTGTTGTTAGTTCTAATGTCCTGGTTAAATGTACCCGAGTTCTGGATCCATGTGGAAATGTTATTATAATCGAACAGAGTTTGGGATTTGATAAAATAAAAGTCGCTCCCGGCTGTGATACTCTTTTGGGCATAGGTAGGGAATACTAAAAACAACATGTAAAACAGTAATAGAATATTTAATGTTTTATTTCTCATTCTTTTTTTTGAATCAGTTTACTTTAGTAACATCAATTTTCTGGTTACAATAAATGCACCCGACTTCATCTTCAAAAAATAAACCCCCGACGCAAGATTATTCCCGTTAAATTCTAATGTATAATTCCCGGCTTGTTGCATCCCATCGAATAATTTTGCAACCTCGTTGCCTACGGCATCATACACCGTTATCTCCAGCTTAAAATCAATTGGGAGACCGTAATTGATTCTTGTAGCCGGATTAAACGGGTTCGGGTAATTATCCGACAGGTAAAATCCGGAGGGAATACTGGGATTCACTACTGGCTCGATGCCCAGTGCTGGGTTATCGTCGATATACAAATAATCGAACAATTGCTTTGTCGCATCACTATATAAGAATAATTTTGTTACAGCATTAAGATTGTTCGCCCCCTTAGCTATTATTTGTGTCATTATGACATCCATCGTATCGCCCGGTTCCAAAGTCAGATTGTCCTTTCCTGTTGTTATGACAAATCTTTTGTCATCTCCGGGAGAAGGTACAAAAGCTCCGCTGTCTGACCCACAGTTATCCACCTTTCCGGTAAATTCTGTCCAGCCTGATCCCAGAGGATTTCCCGGATATGTAAATTTCGTTTGCTGGTATGTCAAAGGATTTACCCAGTGTGAACCGTCCTTTTTAAGACCATCCATATAATTATATGCGTCAAGCGGTTCTTGGGGGTCCTGTTCACATATGGGCCATCCCGCCGCACTGCTTACAAAATAACACATTGATGTGCATCCGTAGATCTCAGCGCCAAGAGACTTTTTGTTCTTTACGCTTCGTAGAAGTCGCATTCCAACTGCCGGCGGGTTTTGTCCATAGCTGGGAGGAGTTCCAATACCGTCAACGTTATCGGAATTATATGCATAAGCCATCTGGCGTACAGTATCACAACCGATATAATCATCAGTTCCGTCTCCAATATCCGGGTCGCATACAATACTAAACCGGGTTTTATTCCACGCCGTGTCGTTCTTATTAATTATCTGCCATCTGAGGTATTGGTCATTTGTTAGGACAGGAGCAACTTTACCGCCGAAACTCCATGCTGTCAGTCGCACTTCGGAATTCATTGGTTTTGTTCCTCCGGAGAATCCTGTTGACTGACTGTGATTTTCAGGAAATCCGTCTGTTAGACAAATAAAGATCGTCTGCCCCGCGCCGTGTATGCCCGGAGTGTCGATACAGGGATCGTATTGGAGATTTCCGTTGACATCTGTGTATGGTGCGCCGTAAGGAACCATCAACCCCCAGTTTGCCCAGTCCGGGTTTGTCTGACAGTTGTCCTCTTCACTGACCTTATATAGTTTAAATGTATTGTCTGTATATGGAGTGGGGACACCGTTTATATTTATTATGATGCCGGGTTGAAATTCGCTCTCCCAGGATGCGGTTGCTAATCGCAATCTACCGTTTATAAAAGCCCCGATGCTCATACCCGTCGTGAAAATAGCAAACCTGTGGGATCCTCTTGGGAACATGAATCCGGGCGTATTGTTTGTCCTGATGTCCTGGTTAAACGTACCCGTATTCTGGACCCATGTCGAGACCGCATTGTAATCGAGCATTATCTGCTCTCTAACAAATGATACGTCGTGCTGTGGAATTGATTTTTGTGAAAATACTGATGTGGAAAGAAAAAACAGCAGGGCGCCGATGATACTGATCCTGCGTTTCATGATAGGTTTCTCCGTTTCCTTAGCTCCAATATAAACTTATAATATTATGAGCTATTTGTCAAGTATCAACAGAGGGAGGTAAACAAAAAAGACGGCGGATGCCGGCTGTTATTAGTTAACAACGATATTGACCATCCGGTTTTTCACAACGATTATCTTGAGGATATTCTTACCGTAGATGTGCTTTTTTATTTTTTCGTTATCGAGAGCTGCCTGTTCCAGAGCCTTTTCGTCGGTGTCCGCATCCATTTCGAGCTTATCTCTTACCTTGCCATTTACAGAGAGAGCTATTACCACGCTGTCTGCTTTTGCAAGAGCTTCGTCATACTTTGGCCACGGCTGTGTGGAGATAGAATTTTCATTTCCCAGTCTCATCCATAGTTCCTCACATATATGCGGAGCGAAAGGAGCTAACAGCAACACGAAATTTTCTACAACCGACTTGTTTAGTGATTTCATCTTGTTCAGCTCATTAACGAATATCATCATCTGCGCGATAGATGTGTTAAATTTCATGTCACCGTCCTCTATATCAGTAGTAACTTTCTTTATAGTACGATGCAGTATCTTTAACTGCTTCTCGTCCGGCTCATCGTTTGTAATGCTTGCTTTTATATCGCCCGTATTCTCATCTACTATGAGTCTCCACACCCTGTTCAAAAACCTGTTTATCCCCGCAATGCCCTCCATGCTCCACGGTTTCGCTGTCTCCAGCGGTCCCATGAACATCTCGAACAGCCTCATCGAATCCGCGCCGTAGTCTCTCACTATATCATCCGGATTTAAAACGTTTCCGCGCGACTTGCTCATCTTTGCGCCGTCCTCGCCCAGCACCATCCCCTGGTTAAATAGCTTCTTGAACGGCTCCTCGTGCGTTACATAGCCCAGGTCATATAAAAACTTCTGCCAGAACCTCGAATACAATAAATGCCCTACCGCATGCTCAGAACCGCCGATGTACACGTCAACCGGCATCCAGTACTTCTCCCTGTCGATATCGACAAATTCCTTCTCGTCATTCGGGTCCAGGTATCTCAGGAAATACCAGCTCGATCCCGCTAACTGCGGCATTGTGTTGGTCTCCCTCCGCATCTTCTTGCCGTCTATCTCCACGTTCACCCAGTCCGGTATCGCCGCGAGAGGTGACTCGCCCGTTCCCGTCGGCTGATACGATTCCACGTCCGGCAGATCTAGAGGCAGATCGCTCTCTTTCAGCCCGTAATACTTTCCGTCTTCCGAATGCACCACCGGGAAAGGTTCCCCCCAGTATCTCTGCCGTGAGAACAGCCAGTCCCTCAACTTATAATTCACACTTCCTTTGCCCAGCCCGTTCTCTTCCAGCCATGATATTATCTTCTTCTTTGCCTCATCAGTTGGAAGCCCCGTCAAAAATCCCGAATTGATCGAATAACCTTCTCCCGTAAAACACACTTCCCCCTGGCGCTCCTTCTCCAGGTACTCTTCCAGCTCCTCCGCATTTCCTTCAGTAATATTCTTCACACCCCTGCCCGAAATTATCAGCTCGCCAACACCTTCCGCCTTTATCTTCTTGAAAGCGCTTTCCTTCAAATTCTCCGGCACCACCACCGGAACTATCTCGAGATTGAACTTCTTCGCAAACTCCATGTCTCTCTCATCATGCGCCGGAACGCTCATTATAGCTCCCGTTCCGTAGCTGATCAGTACATAATCCGAGATCAGCACTGGTATCTCCGCCCCGTTAGCCGGATTCACCGCAGTCGCTCCCGTAAATACTCCCGTCTTATCCTTTGAAAGCTCCGTCCTCTCTATATCCGATTTTTTTGAAGCGTCTTCTATGTACTTATCCACTTCCGTCTTATGCGCGCCGGTCGTTATCTTTTCCACAAGCGGATGCTCCGGAGCAAGCACCATATACGTAGCCCCGAATACCGTGTCCGGGCGTGTTGTGAATACCTCCACCTCCGCCGGCTCATTAAGATTCTCACTTTTAATTGTGAATCTTATCGTCGCGCCTTCGCTTCTTCCGATCCAGTTACGTTGTATCTCTTTTATATTCTCCGGCCAGTCTATTTTGTCGAGGTCGCGAAGCAGCCTGTCGGCATATTTTGTGATACGAAGTTTCCACTGTTTCATATACCTCTTTACAACCGTATAGCCTTTCTCAGTCTGCTCGGCAACTTCTTCATTGGCGAGTACCGTTCCCAGCTCCTGGCACCAGTTGACAGGTCCGTCCGCAAGATATGCAAGCCTCTGTGAATTTACATATTCGTATTTTTCATCTTCGCTAAGACCGTCCGGTATCTTAAGCTCCGATATCGGTTTTGCTTTGTTCTCTTTGGTATCGTAATATGAATTATACAGTTTTAAAAAAATCCATTGTGTCCACTTATAAAAATCCCTGTCAGAGGTATTTACCTGCCTGTCCCAGTCATACGCAAATCCAAGCGACTTAAGCTGTGCTTTAAATCTTGCGATACACTCTTCCGTCCTTATTCTCGGATGTATTCCCGTTTTTAGAGCGAACTGTTCCGTCGGGAGTCCGAATGCGTCCCACCCCATTGGGTGCATTACGTTAAACCCGTTCATCTTCTTATAGCGAGCGATAATGTCCGTCGCCGTATATCCCTCAGGGTGTCCTACGTGCAGTCCGTCACCGCTGGGATAGGGAAACATGTCAAGCGCGTAATATTTGGGCTTGTCTTTGTCCAGTTCATCGAAGGATGGGGTACGGAAAGTTTTGTTTTCGTCCCAGTACTTTTGCCACCTCTGCTCTATTTCAATATGATTATACCTCAATATATTTTCAGTTTAAATTATGATCTGTCTAAATGGATTAAAAAAGGAAAAATAAGTGAAATGAAATTTTATAGAAATAGCTTTTGGAGCTCCTTCAATTCCTCTTCTTCAGCCTTGGGTCCCATCAGGGTGCTAAGGTAGCCTTCGTATTTATCGGAATATTTTCTCTCTTCTGCGACTATCTCTGCAAAATCTTCATCCAGTCCGTGAAGCGGGTACAGCTTAATGTGGGCGTGATTTACTCCCATACCTTCCATTACCATTGCTGTTCTTTGGACACCGAGTACTTTATCTATTTTCTTTCCGAGTTCTTTTGCCTTCAATAAAAAATCAACATACACGTCATCGGGCATCTCAAATATATAAGAGTCATAATGTTCCTTCGGTATTAGTAGGGTCATGCCCCGCATACCGGGAAAAAGATCCAGTATGCCCAAGAATTTCTCGTCCTCATAAACCTTATAGGAAGGTACTTCTCCCGATACGATCTTACAAAAAATACAGTCTTCTTTTTTTGTCATGTTGATTTGCTTACATAATTTATTATAAAATAAGGATTTTTGAACTTTTTTTCAGTAGAAAAAAATTCCAACGGTTTTTTGTAAATAAATAGTATTAGAGCTATGGCATTGCAGTGTAGTTAGTTAGCTAA encodes:
- a CDS encoding T9SS type A sorting domain-containing protein translates to MKRRISIIGALLFFLSTSVFSQKSIPQHDVSFVREQIMLDYNAVSTWVQNTGTFNQDIRTNNTPGFMFPRGSHRFAIFTTGMSIGAFINGRLRLATASWESEFQPGIIININGVPTPYTDNTFKLYKVSEEDNCQTNPDWANWGLMVPYGAPYTDVNGNLQYDPCIDTPGIHGAGQTIFICLTDGFPENHSQSTGFSGGTKPMNSEVRLTAWSFGGKVAPVLTNDQYLRWQIINKNDTAWNKTRFSIVCDPDIGDGTDDYIGCDTVRQMAYAYNSDNVDGIGTPPSYGQNPPAVGMRLLRSVKNKKSLGAEIYGCTSMCYFVSSAAGWPICEQDPQEPLDAYNYMDGLKKDGSHWVNPLTYQQTKFTYPGNPLGSGWTEFTGKVDNCGSDSGAFVPSPGDDKRFVITTGKDNLTLEPGDTMDVIMTQIIAKGANNLNAVTKLFLYSDATKQLFDYLYIDDNPALGIEPVVNPSIPSGFYLSDNYPNPFNPATRINYGLPIDFKLEITVYDAVGNEVAKLFDGMQQAGNYTLEFNGNNLASGVYFLKMKSGAFIVTRKLMLLK
- a CDS encoding leucine--tRNA ligase; translation: MRYNHIEIEQRWQKYWDENKTFRTPSFDELDKDKPKYYALDMFPYPSGDGLHVGHPEGYTATDIIARYKKMNGFNVMHPMGWDAFGLPTEQFALKTGIHPRIRTEECIARFKAQLKSLGFAYDWDRQVNTSDRDFYKWTQWIFLKLYNSYYDTKENKAKPISELKIPDGLSEDEKYEYVNSQRLAYLADGPVNWCQELGTVLANEEVAEQTEKGYTVVKRYMKQWKLRITKYADRLLRDLDKIDWPENIKEIQRNWIGRSEGATIRFTIKSENLNEPAEVEVFTTRPDTVFGATYMVLAPEHPLVEKITTGAHKTEVDKYIEDASKKSDIERTELSKDKTGVFTGATAVNPANGAEIPVLISDYVLISYGTGAIMSVPAHDERDMEFAKKFNLEIVPVVVPENLKESAFKKIKAEGVGELIISGRGVKNITEGNAEELEEYLEKERQGEVCFTGEGYSINSGFLTGLPTDEAKKKIISWLEENGLGKGSVNYKLRDWLFSRQRYWGEPFPVVHSEDGKYYGLKESDLPLDLPDVESYQPTGTGESPLAAIPDWVNVEIDGKKMRRETNTMPQLAGSSWYFLRYLDPNDEKEFVDIDREKYWMPVDVYIGGSEHAVGHLLYSRFWQKFLYDLGYVTHEEPFKKLFNQGMVLGEDGAKMSKSRGNVLNPDDIVRDYGADSMRLFEMFMGPLETAKPWSMEGIAGINRFLNRVWRLIVDENTGDIKASITNDEPDEKQLKILHRTIKKVTTDIEDGDMKFNTSIAQMMIFVNELNKMKSLNKSVVENFVLLLAPFAPHICEELWMRLGNENSISTQPWPKYDEALAKADSVVIALSVNGKVRDKLEMDADTDEKALEQAALDNEKIKKHIYGKNILKIIVVKNRMVNIVVN
- a CDS encoding T9SS type A sorting domain-containing protein gives rise to the protein MRNKTLNILLLFYMLFLVFPTYAQKSITAGSDFYFIKSQTLFDYNNISTWIQNSGTFNQDIRTNNTPGFMWKKGSNRFAVFTTGLSIGTYIDGALRLATASYNGEYQPGYIRLPTGLKKLRAYSDSTFKIYKVTTGDNCINNPDWANWGSMIPYGAPYIDANLNYQYDACIDTPGVAGAGQTLFVCLTDGFPENHSQSEGLSGGTRPINAEVRLTAWAFNNECTNLFRDTQFFRWQIINKNDVKWDSTIFSLVCDVDLGDVQDDYIGCDTIRQMGYCYNSDDDDGGMFYGSYGLNPPAVGMRILRSVRNKRSNNAENFGMSSFVFFTGTGSGGVICEQDPQQPLEAYDFMKGLKKDGSSYLVPTTLQPTKFVYPGNPETFTGWSERGTDGIDSLAKVNNCESYAGDVSVSPPGDRRFIISTGRPNLTINKLDTMEIIMTQLITKGNDNFDAVKKLKSNSDLVRNLFTVFYNDDNPVISHYPINSNPLPTGFYLSDNYPNPFNPATRINYGLPIDFKLEITVYDAVGNEVAKLFDGMQQAGNYTLEFNGNNLASGVYFLKMKSGAFIVTRKLMLLK
- a CDS encoding T9SS type A sorting domain-containing protein, whose amino-acid sequence is MNTAFGQYQGVFESKQMKLDGLNISTLISNRGIFNQDITMNNFPGLEWPKGGMKYALFTSGITIATYINNSLKMASNSWTGEYRPGYIQHENGTPTPFTDERFRIYKITKNDNCNNSTDWIEWEKMIPFGAPYTDRNNNCSYEPCIDIPGVEHSYQTVFVHLTDGFIESHTASEGFGGGTSPVFAEMIITAWTYWELRDVQYFKFTIINKNDTPWTKTRIALMSDTDLGDASDDFIGCDTLMNLGISYNSDNYDGFGGIISYGLNPPSSGQRILKAKLNDVNYSKLLTSFIRMNNTGSGQITCEREPANLIEAVNFMNGLKNDSTPFLNPTTFQPVKLIYPGDPDLFTGWSERGTDGDSSIGNVLNCNGNLTGQVAPGIPANKRYVMGIGPFGFNMNPMDTLTIYMSQMVAKGSNNFNAVTKLKQLSDQSQRVFDYFYNEDYCEASNIISIPPTGFYLSDNYPNPFNPATRINYGLPIDFKLEITVYDIAGNEVAKLFDGVQKAGNYTLEFNGKNLASGIYFLKMKSGAFIVTRKMMLLK
- a CDS encoding HIT family protein, translating into MTKKEDCIFCKIVSGEVPSYKVYEDEKFLGILDLFPGMRGMTLLIPKEHYDSYIFEMPDDVYVDFLLKAKELGKKIDKVLGVQRTAMVMEGMGVNHAHIKLYPLHGLDEDFAEIVAEERKYSDKYEGYLSTLMGPKAEEEELKELQKLFL